From a region of the Maridesulfovibrio ferrireducens genome:
- a CDS encoding zincin-like metallopeptidase domain-containing protein, translating into MTKAKKPYYQKFAEDIIEKLKEGTAPWQRPWKPGEYQPAFNPVSGTVYRGINQVMLGTDGLNDPRFMTYKQAESQGWQVSKGSKSRTIVFWQMSQINVVKDDKNKPVRDEEGKVLTEQVQLSKPILRFSNVFHASQIEGIPEWEGREISWNPDERAESILQNSGASITHDQRNRAFYGLSTDEIHLPPHAAFENSDRYYSTALHELGHWTGHESRLDREFGPFGSEIYAKEELRAEIASWMLSSELGLGHDPDQHLSYVENWVKVLEKDPFEIVRACQSADKIKNYTLDFEKERSMEKTKEQGMNMSAPDKAKIEQRESMSGIPKDGKTYLEVPFSKKEEIKKHGAKWDKDKKMWFAPKGNDLEKLSKWIPDSKTIAPQKENAKQEQNTDSTKNLATEKTYLNVPYKEKWQAKKLGARWDKSAKLWFAATGTDLEQLSKWMPKDKAIVPATNAEQEFAKAIQEAGLDLQGELPIMDGALHRLPVIDGKLNSKDGTYKGYLDGHPAGFIQNHKTGLKMNWKAEGHTLTDEQKAELKAQAAQTRLEREKAIKEQYANAATLSKDKWEGIIKPANKEHPYLSKKGVPGYGLKEDKFGNLVIPGKDVDGNIRTLQTISPNGKFFEKNAQKAGTFHIIDPENKLKNGSPILIAEGYATAASVHMATEHPVASAFDASNLEPVAKALHEKYPQSKIMLMADNDYHLMENVGVKKAEAAAKEVDGIVLIPKFSEQERSQKLTDFNDLHKSSGLDAVKKQLAGIMKVVKKSAIKKVEGRAMAM; encoded by the coding sequence ATGACAAAAGCTAAAAAACCATACTACCAAAAGTTCGCCGAAGATATCATTGAAAAACTGAAAGAAGGAACTGCGCCCTGGCAGCGTCCATGGAAGCCAGGCGAGTATCAGCCGGCCTTCAACCCTGTTTCCGGAACCGTCTATCGCGGCATTAATCAGGTAATGCTTGGAACAGACGGATTAAATGACCCAAGATTCATGACTTACAAACAAGCGGAATCTCAGGGTTGGCAAGTCAGTAAGGGTTCAAAGTCTCGAACCATTGTCTTCTGGCAAATGTCGCAAATCAACGTGGTTAAGGATGATAAAAACAAACCGGTTCGTGACGAAGAAGGAAAAGTTCTGACTGAACAAGTTCAGTTGTCAAAACCGATCCTGCGCTTTTCCAATGTATTCCACGCCAGCCAGATTGAAGGAATACCAGAATGGGAAGGCCGGGAAATATCATGGAATCCAGATGAACGAGCTGAATCCATTCTGCAAAATTCCGGTGCGAGTATCACTCATGACCAGCGCAACCGGGCCTTTTACGGGCTATCAACCGACGAGATTCACCTCCCTCCGCATGCGGCCTTTGAAAACTCCGATAGATATTACAGCACTGCTTTGCACGAACTCGGACACTGGACAGGCCACGAGTCAAGACTGGACCGTGAATTCGGCCCATTCGGATCAGAAATATATGCCAAAGAAGAGTTACGCGCGGAAATAGCAAGCTGGATGCTCAGCTCAGAGCTTGGGCTGGGCCATGATCCGGATCAGCACCTCAGTTACGTGGAGAACTGGGTAAAAGTTCTTGAAAAAGATCCCTTTGAAATTGTCCGGGCCTGCCAGAGTGCGGATAAAATCAAGAACTATACTTTGGACTTTGAAAAAGAGCGCAGCATGGAAAAAACCAAGGAGCAAGGCATGAACATGTCCGCACCTGACAAAGCAAAAATTGAACAGCGGGAATCAATGTCTGGAATTCCGAAAGACGGAAAAACATACCTTGAAGTCCCCTTCTCAAAAAAAGAAGAAATAAAAAAGCACGGGGCTAAATGGGATAAAGACAAAAAAATGTGGTTTGCTCCGAAAGGAAACGATCTTGAAAAATTGTCCAAATGGATTCCCGATAGCAAGACCATTGCTCCGCAAAAAGAAAACGCAAAACAGGAGCAAAATACAGATTCAACAAAGAATCTTGCCACGGAAAAAACTTATCTTAATGTGCCCTACAAGGAAAAATGGCAGGCCAAGAAACTCGGCGCACGCTGGGACAAATCTGCAAAACTTTGGTTTGCAGCCACCGGAACCGATCTGGAACAACTGTCCAAATGGATGCCAAAAGACAAAGCCATTGTGCCGGCAACAAACGCTGAGCAGGAATTTGCAAAGGCTATTCAGGAAGCCGGCCTTGATCTTCAGGGAGAGCTGCCCATCATGGACGGAGCTTTGCACCGCTTGCCGGTAATTGACGGAAAACTCAACTCCAAGGATGGAACCTACAAAGGATATCTTGACGGCCACCCTGCCGGATTCATCCAAAACCACAAGACAGGTCTTAAGATGAACTGGAAAGCTGAAGGTCATACTCTTACCGATGAACAAAAAGCAGAGTTAAAGGCTCAAGCCGCTCAGACAAGGTTGGAAAGAGAAAAAGCAATTAAAGAGCAATATGCAAACGCCGCCACTCTTTCAAAAGATAAATGGGAGGGAATTATTAAACCGGCAAATAAGGAGCATCCTTACCTCAGCAAAAAAGGAGTTCCGGGCTACGGACTCAAAGAAGATAAATTCGGCAATCTAGTTATTCCCGGAAAAGATGTGGACGGAAATATCCGCACTCTTCAAACTATCTCACCCAACGGTAAATTCTTTGAAAAGAATGCGCAGAAAGCCGGAACATTCCATATCATTGATCCAGAAAATAAGCTCAAAAATGGTAGCCCGATTCTCATAGCCGAAGGCTATGCCACCGCCGCCAGCGTTCATATGGCAACGGAGCATCCCGTAGCTTCCGCCTTTGATGCATCAAATCTTGAGCCGGTCGCAAAAGCACTGCATGAGAAATATCCGCAAAGTAAAATTATGCTCATGGCGGACAATGATTACCATCTTATGGAAAATGTAGGTGTGAAAAAAGCTGAAGCCGCAGCAAAAGAAGTAGACGGAATAGTCTTGATTCCAAAGTTCTCGGAGCAGGAGCGCAGCCAAAAGCTAACTGACTTTAATGATCTACATAAATCCAGTGGGTTGGATGCTGTAAAGAAACAACTCGCAGGGATTATGAAGGTGGTTAAAAAATCTGCAATTAAGAAAGTCGAAGGGAGAGCTATGGCAATGTAA
- a CDS encoding filamentous hemagglutinin N-terminal domain-containing protein: protein MLKLIFSSSYCAVFLLLLSLFCVPLSVSANPQGGQVVGGDASVSSSGNTMNVQQNSDRAIINWNFFDIGKHESVIFNQPSSSSAILNRIRSGSPSEILGNLKANGQVYLVNPDGFVFGDTARIDTSGFMATTSDIMNDKFMKGNMDFNIPGTAGAQIINKGMINVADCGFAALVAPIVRNEGIIAGRYSRIALASGENFQFDGYGDNLINFAVSEATLSELYDTEGNILKETGVYNEGHIQADGGLVLLKAQQLSRIVKGVVSSTGVIEARTVERHNGRVIFGGERDQDIKISVSGKVDVSGETESDDAGFVEIEGKQVEVSANIDATGKTGGRVHIMGDYLWLENALIDASGYGDGGTVLIGGDYLGGRASDETYERLGISRELYEFDTATNVAMMDSSVIKSDSLFDGDGGKIVLWADNNMFAYGDVSSSAHDGNGGFIEVSGVKYLDIDGLDVEASSLSGERGTVLFDPAIVEIVSDSIYSKISGMLVPYPIPYEVSSPIINMPSSFLHSVIKRSQVTNFLNNGLNVVIECGGPDGGGITVYESIVKGRGGDASLTLSASVVYLGKYSATSTRNLIASNSGKLDIIFNSKKVIFDDFNIKTNGGLISSSADFYLRYPSGSVLAKDYLISDIYAKNSYYDVDVSVKNIDSNSDKTNTDSTSSKPSGTVDPVKDAGDTSAYNGGGAQADNSGNQNNYVANTDDFKISKSTNFDKNSYVFNILKYAKNEDIDQNKINEAMVVLMVKEGMLNKQDDPLWKEMRESDKTTDGKVQVPQFLKDANEYVSKHKDEIDHLKRVIPNGDFDSNIFVQEFIMNELQLDGNDFVWNALKIFNNGEANTAQKVINRLFGGAKSEILDRFKFTEGTGRKLFFTNKEIKSIFSAETIVKRVNAVVKDIKVWDTNSKAKVDNLKKEIESIIDSNELLDDSYSKLVKVKDWDGTIRDVYLKKTGQISKSDFESIYGKKIDSDFMAVTSYVKNVYNAKDGDYKTATWKDVSEYVAPTQCVGLVKKLVTELTGSPCKELKNGEFVATSDELKNEFAGSNYDIEVFTPSMDIPDNIKIPTKGSIMSFKTNSVDVGHVAIVKNVTPIGKDGYSIELIEQNLRKSFTVSLKKMYVQKNIDGKMVKVFSGYKGKHAGIVRKNNVVGWANIIKKS, encoded by the coding sequence ATGCTTAAACTAATATTTTCAAGCTCTTATTGTGCAGTCTTTTTGTTGTTACTTTCGCTCTTTTGCGTGCCGCTTTCAGTGTCAGCTAATCCTCAAGGGGGGCAAGTTGTAGGAGGTGATGCAAGTGTAAGCAGCTCAGGAAACACTATGAATGTTCAGCAAAATTCAGACAGGGCAATTATCAATTGGAATTTTTTTGATATTGGAAAGCATGAATCAGTAATATTCAACCAACCTTCATCTTCTTCTGCAATACTTAACAGGATTAGAAGTGGTTCTCCTTCGGAGATTCTGGGGAATCTCAAGGCAAACGGTCAGGTTTATCTTGTGAATCCAGATGGTTTTGTTTTCGGAGACACTGCCAGAATAGATACCTCCGGCTTTATGGCTACCACCAGCGATATAATGAATGATAAATTTATGAAGGGGAATATGGATTTCAATATCCCTGGAACCGCAGGTGCACAAATCATTAATAAAGGAATGATCAATGTTGCTGACTGTGGTTTTGCTGCTCTTGTTGCCCCTATAGTAAGAAACGAGGGAATCATTGCTGGCAGATATTCGAGAATAGCACTGGCCTCTGGAGAGAATTTTCAGTTTGATGGTTACGGTGACAATCTAATCAACTTTGCGGTTTCAGAAGCGACTCTCAGTGAGCTATATGACACCGAAGGAAATATCTTAAAGGAAACCGGAGTTTATAACGAAGGACATATTCAGGCAGATGGTGGGCTGGTTCTTTTGAAAGCCCAACAACTGAGCAGAATAGTTAAAGGCGTTGTGAGTAGTACGGGCGTTATTGAGGCAAGGACCGTTGAGCGTCATAACGGGCGTGTTATTTTCGGGGGAGAAAGGGATCAGGATATCAAGATTTCCGTGAGCGGTAAGGTGGATGTGTCCGGCGAGACTGAAAGTGACGATGCTGGTTTTGTTGAGATAGAAGGGAAGCAAGTTGAAGTTTCTGCCAATATTGACGCTACAGGTAAAACAGGTGGTCGTGTTCATATCATGGGGGATTACCTCTGGCTTGAGAATGCTCTGATTGATGCATCTGGTTATGGGGATGGCGGAACGGTTCTCATCGGTGGAGATTATTTGGGTGGCAGGGCTTCGGATGAGACATATGAAAGACTTGGAATAAGCCGAGAGTTATATGAATTCGATACCGCAACTAATGTCGCCATGATGGATTCCTCTGTGATTAAATCCGATTCACTGTTTGACGGTGATGGCGGAAAGATAGTGCTCTGGGCGGATAACAATATGTTTGCCTATGGAGATGTTTCGTCGTCTGCTCATGATGGAAATGGCGGGTTTATTGAGGTTTCCGGGGTTAAATATTTGGATATTGATGGTTTGGATGTTGAGGCTAGTTCACTCAGTGGTGAGCGTGGAACTGTTTTGTTTGATCCAGCTATAGTGGAAATAGTAAGCGATAGCATTTATTCTAAAATTTCAGGGATGCTGGTTCCCTATCCAATTCCTTATGAAGTGAGTTCTCCTATAATAAATATGCCCTCTAGCTTCTTACATAGTGTTATTAAACGTTCGCAGGTAACAAATTTTCTGAACAATGGGCTAAACGTTGTGATAGAATGTGGAGGTCCTGATGGAGGAGGAATTACAGTTTATGAATCTATTGTAAAAGGTAGGGGGGGGGATGCTAGTCTAACACTTTCCGCATCAGTTGTGTATTTAGGAAAGTATTCTGCAACGTCTACTCGCAATTTAATTGCATCTAACAGCGGTAAATTGGATATTATCTTTAATAGTAAAAAAGTTATCTTTGATGATTTTAATATAAAAACTAATGGCGGATTAATTTCAAGTAGTGCTGACTTTTACCTTAGATATCCAAGTGGATCTGTTTTGGCGAAAGATTACTTAATCTCAGATATATATGCAAAGAATTCTTATTATGATGTAGATGTAAGTGTCAAAAATATAGACAGTAATTCAGATAAAACAAATACAGATTCCACCTCAAGTAAACCATCAGGAACAGTAGATCCTGTAAAGGATGCTGGTGATACTTCGGCTTATAATGGAGGGGGGGCTCAAGCTGATAACTCTGGGAATCAAAATAACTACGTTGCTAATACTGATGACTTTAAAATTTCAAAATCTACAAATTTTGATAAAAATTCTTATGTCTTCAATATTTTAAAGTATGCTAAAAATGAAGATATTGATCAAAACAAAATTAATGAAGCTATGGTTGTTTTGATGGTTAAAGAGGGGATGCTTAATAAACAAGATGATCCTTTGTGGAAAGAAATGCGTGAGTCTGATAAAACAACTGATGGTAAGGTGCAAGTTCCTCAATTTCTGAAGGATGCAAATGAGTATGTCAGTAAGCATAAAGACGAAATTGATCACTTAAAACGTGTAATTCCGAATGGTGATTTTGATTCGAATATTTTTGTTCAAGAGTTCATTATGAATGAACTCCAGTTGGATGGAAACGACTTTGTGTGGAATGCATTAAAAATATTTAATAATGGCGAAGCTAATACTGCGCAAAAAGTGATAAACCGTTTATTCGGTGGAGCAAAAAGTGAAATTTTAGACAGATTTAAGTTTACTGAAGGAACAGGACGTAAATTATTTTTTACCAACAAAGAAATTAAAAGTATTTTTTCTGCGGAGACAATTGTTAAGCGCGTAAATGCTGTAGTCAAAGACATTAAGGTTTGGGATACCAATTCTAAGGCAAAAGTAGACAATCTAAAAAAAGAGATAGAGTCAATTATTGATAGCAATGAATTGTTAGACGATAGTTATTCTAAATTAGTAAAGGTGAAGGATTGGGACGGTACGATACGTGATGTGTATTTAAAGAAAACCGGCCAGATTTCTAAATCTGATTTTGAGAGTATTTATGGGAAAAAAATAGATAGTGATTTTATGGCTGTAACGTCATATGTGAAGAATGTTTATAATGCAAAGGATGGTGATTATAAAACGGCAACATGGAAGGATGTTAGTGAATACGTAGCTCCAACTCAATGTGTTGGATTAGTCAAAAAGCTCGTTACAGAATTAACAGGTAGTCCCTGTAAGGAATTGAAAAATGGTGAATTTGTTGCAACATCTGATGAATTAAAGAATGAATTTGCAGGGTCAAATTATGATATTGAAGTCTTTACGCCTAGCATGGATATTCCTGATAATATAAAGATTCCGACTAAAGGTTCTATTATGTCCTTTAAGACTAATTCTGTCGACGTAGGTCATGTTGCTATTGTAAAAAACGTGACACCAATTGGTAAAGATGGCTATTCTATAGAGCTTATTGAACAGAATTTGCGTAAATCATTTACTGTTTCTTTGAAAAAAATGTATGTCCAAAAAAATATTGACGGAAAAATGGTAAAAGTGTTTTCTGGTTATAAGGGTAAACATGCTGGAATAGTTCGCAAGAATAATGTCGTTGGATGGGCTAATATTATCAAAAAATCATAA
- a CDS encoding ShlB/FhaC/HecB family hemolysin secretion/activation protein codes for MIFKAKLYLFFFVFILFVSTSFSYAEMIPIPSQDRIDNLDRVFEVPDPKSSPELVFPEMRGTEAPPSVEGMIIFLNRIEITGNTVFTTEELLAPYKHLFNTKVPAKRIFEISQELTVKYGKAGYVLSNVVVPRQDVDEEDAVVKLIVTEGYVDNVDYDGDKDLLEKMKDRLESAENEIISSKPASVRKVIRALLILRDIPGLKLSSTLAASKSNSGAANLTIRIEQKSIGGSAKVDNRGTDSAGPVQYTASFNVNGLTGVGSQDRLTYRQADEAKEYLNVFYEHSHLLESGLRLYGSFAYGLSDELDNEFTRVFKYNSNSETLKLGLSYPILRQREENLSFEFDFESRNSYSYILSETNSKDRVRKLRAGFNWDMIDSSGGMNQVLGGLTTGIDAFGATNYSSSSSRSNVSANFFKFNLYASRTQSLPYNFSIYAAVDSQWAESPLYSGEEFAVGGVGFGRAYDSGAITGEVGCSAISEIRKNFQLHKTITIQPYTFVDWGWVKNVQPSAGTPKEADLSSFGAGMRFYPSIPSMLGDDRIYVDIQWARPTASVQGSHLVDKLFFNFTYSF; via the coding sequence GTGATTTTTAAGGCTAAATTGTATCTTTTCTTTTTTGTTTTTATTTTGTTTGTGTCTACTTCTTTCAGTTATGCAGAAATGATTCCGATTCCTTCGCAAGACCGTATTGACAACTTAGATAGGGTTTTTGAAGTTCCAGATCCGAAGTCCAGCCCTGAGCTTGTTTTTCCAGAAATGCGCGGAACCGAGGCGCCTCCGTCAGTAGAAGGGATGATTATTTTCCTGAATCGCATTGAGATTACGGGAAATACGGTGTTCACAACTGAAGAGTTGCTTGCCCCCTACAAACATTTATTCAATACGAAAGTTCCGGCCAAGCGAATATTTGAGATTTCCCAAGAGCTTACAGTTAAGTATGGTAAGGCAGGATATGTCCTATCCAATGTTGTGGTACCACGTCAGGACGTTGATGAAGAAGATGCAGTCGTCAAGCTCATAGTTACCGAAGGGTATGTCGATAATGTAGACTACGACGGAGATAAAGATTTACTCGAAAAAATGAAGGACAGGTTGGAGTCTGCTGAGAACGAAATTATATCCAGTAAACCTGCTAGTGTCCGTAAGGTTATCAGAGCTCTCTTGATTTTAAGAGATATTCCTGGGCTGAAACTCTCCTCAACTCTCGCTGCTTCGAAGAGCAATTCCGGCGCAGCCAATCTCACAATTAGAATTGAGCAAAAGAGCATTGGCGGATCAGCTAAAGTTGATAACCGTGGTACTGATTCTGCCGGACCTGTCCAGTATACTGCATCTTTCAATGTCAATGGTCTTACAGGCGTAGGTAGTCAGGATAGACTAACGTACAGGCAGGCGGATGAAGCGAAGGAATATCTTAATGTTTTCTATGAACACTCACATCTGCTCGAAAGTGGGTTAAGACTTTATGGCTCATTTGCATATGGTTTAAGTGATGAACTCGACAATGAATTTACAAGAGTTTTCAAATATAACAGTAATAGTGAAACTCTTAAACTCGGGTTAAGTTATCCTATCCTTAGGCAGAGAGAAGAGAATCTCTCGTTTGAATTTGATTTTGAATCCCGTAATAGCTACTCCTACATTTTATCCGAAACAAACAGTAAAGACAGAGTGCGTAAACTTCGCGCAGGTTTTAACTGGGATATGATCGATTCCAGTGGCGGAATGAATCAGGTCCTAGGAGGGCTGACCACTGGGATTGATGCATTCGGTGCCACAAATTATTCTTCCAGTTCTTCCCGAAGTAATGTTTCAGCCAATTTTTTTAAGTTCAATCTTTATGCTTCGCGCACACAAAGCCTTCCTTATAATTTTTCAATATATGCGGCTGTCGATTCGCAGTGGGCAGAATCTCCTTTGTATTCAGGGGAGGAATTTGCTGTGGGAGGGGTTGGATTTGGCCGGGCTTATGACTCTGGAGCCATAACCGGTGAGGTTGGCTGTTCAGCCATCTCTGAGATTCGCAAAAATTTTCAACTACATAAAACGATAACAATTCAGCCTTATACTTTTGTGGACTGGGGCTGGGTGAAAAATGTCCAGCCATCGGCCGGAACACCAAAGGAAGCTGATTTGTCTTCATTTGGTGCTGGTATGCGTTTTTATCCATCTATCCCGTCAATGCTCGGAGATGACAGGATTTACGTTGATATCCAGTGGGCCCGCCCAACTGCTTCTGTTCAAGGATCTCACCTTGTGGACAAGCTCTTCTTCAATTTCACTTATTCATTTTAA
- the traI gene encoding TraI/MobA(P) family conjugative relaxase, whose translation MISRRISCKPQNDNYRRLADYIADAKNKGEKTLYSWNDGCWAGDNYQLAVQEVLDTQDLNQRTRKEKTYHLIVSFRPEDEALLTPEKCKEIEKEFAKVLGFEEHQRHCGVHKNTNNLHMHIAYNMIHPETLTRHEPYRDYFKRDRLHRELELKFGLKFDNGRQKNLEPKRNNDRAETYEAHSGQQSFDSYVKERKDFIFKSLDNAQSWQDFHNSLAQIGIEVKARGNGCIIKDKHSNTAVKASRLDRNFTKGKLEAKLGQYQKPIAAVQSKDEQERYVSRPLHKKRGELYSLYREAIDGRKKAYEEIKAEQDERWNKATAFWGSKIKEIKRDRKLSPKDRSRLLALATGKKTETIEAIKADVASRRAEVRKQSPFNRWNDFLKWKAENGEEIALQVLRSKKEPIESKPQAEFVKADPSAPNWKLKQSQFRVDSSLAWKDKRKLISIAKMLQLQAEEKKRYNISQRIERREKDKDGEFKSEKPMLNKLSWRVDSSGNILYTLESGGMVKDNGDKIFFSMSDPKAGLVAEKLAKRVFGPNVVMKGNEICRKGKRKLRTMTR comes from the coding sequence ATGATTAGCCGAAGGATATCCTGTAAACCTCAGAATGATAATTATCGGCGATTGGCCGATTATATTGCTGATGCCAAGAACAAAGGGGAGAAGACTCTTTATTCTTGGAATGATGGCTGTTGGGCAGGGGATAACTATCAGTTGGCTGTTCAGGAAGTCTTGGATACTCAGGATCTGAACCAACGCACCAGAAAGGAAAAGACTTATCACCTGATTGTGTCCTTTAGGCCGGAAGATGAGGCTTTATTAACTCCAGAGAAGTGTAAGGAAATTGAAAAGGAATTTGCCAAGGTTCTAGGATTCGAAGAACACCAGCGCCATTGTGGAGTTCATAAAAATACTAACAATCTTCACATGCATATTGCTTACAATATGATTCATCCTGAAACTCTCACCAGGCATGAGCCTTATCGGGACTATTTCAAGCGTGACCGGTTGCATCGTGAGCTGGAACTGAAATTCGGTTTGAAGTTTGATAATGGCCGACAAAAAAATCTGGAGCCAAAACGTAATAATGATAGGGCTGAAACATATGAAGCGCATTCCGGTCAGCAGTCTTTTGATTCTTATGTGAAGGAGCGAAAAGACTTCATTTTTAAGTCACTGGATAACGCGCAGAGCTGGCAGGACTTCCACAACTCTCTGGCGCAAATCGGAATTGAGGTTAAAGCTCGAGGTAATGGTTGTATCATCAAAGATAAGCATTCCAACACTGCTGTTAAAGCCAGTAGATTGGATCGAAATTTTACCAAGGGAAAGCTCGAAGCTAAGCTCGGTCAATATCAAAAGCCTATTGCAGCTGTGCAGAGTAAAGATGAGCAGGAAAGGTATGTGTCGCGTCCGCTTCATAAAAAGCGGGGAGAGCTTTATTCCCTGTACCGTGAGGCCATAGATGGCCGGAAGAAGGCCTATGAGGAAATCAAAGCTGAGCAAGATGAACGGTGGAATAAAGCCACTGCTTTCTGGGGAAGTAAGATCAAGGAAATTAAACGTGATCGTAAACTTAGTCCGAAAGATCGTAGTCGATTGCTTGCTTTAGCAACCGGTAAGAAAACTGAAACTATTGAAGCAATAAAGGCGGATGTTGCGAGTAGAAGGGCAGAGGTACGAAAGCAAAGTCCTTTTAACCGCTGGAATGACTTTCTTAAATGGAAAGCTGAAAACGGAGAGGAAATTGCTTTGCAGGTTTTACGCTCTAAGAAGGAACCTATTGAAAGCAAGCCGCAAGCTGAGTTTGTAAAAGCAGATCCTTCAGCTCCAAATTGGAAGTTGAAACAAAGTCAGTTCCGTGTGGATTCCAGTCTAGCTTGGAAGGATAAGCGTAAGTTGATTTCTATAGCCAAGATGCTTCAGCTTCAAGCTGAAGAAAAAAAACGTTATAATATTAGCCAAAGAATTGAGCGCCGAGAGAAGGATAAAGATGGCGAGTTCAAGTCTGAAAAGCCGATGTTAAACAAGCTTAGTTGGCGTGTCGATTCATCTGGGAATATTCTTTATACGCTGGAAAGTGGTGGCATGGTCAAAGATAACGGGGATAAGATCTTTTTTAGTATGAGTGATCCGAAAGCTGGGCTTGTGGCTGAGAAGCTGGCGAAGAGGGTGTTCGGGCCGAATGTTGTGATGAAGGGGAATGAGATTTGTAGGAAGGGCAAACGCAAGTTACGGACAATGACAAGATAG
- a CDS encoding plasmid mobilization protein: MPSKKKVLKSYVSEAEYCEIKAKAQQCSLSASELIKRLTLGHEIKSREDQQARRELLKINADLARLGGLLKMWILDDDKHRLDVEKLLKDLRQRQKELCEKVMSL; encoded by the coding sequence ATGCCTTCCAAAAAGAAAGTTCTTAAATCATATGTTTCAGAGGCAGAATACTGCGAGATTAAGGCTAAAGCCCAACAATGCAGTCTTTCTGCCTCTGAACTTATAAAACGTCTGACACTAGGCCATGAAATTAAGAGCCGTGAGGATCAGCAGGCACGCCGGGAATTGTTAAAAATAAATGCAGACCTTGCTCGTTTGGGTGGGCTGCTTAAGATGTGGATTCTTGATGATGACAAACACCGGCTTGATGTTGAGAAGTTGCTTAAAGATCTACGGCAGCGACAGAAGGAATTGTGCGAGAAGGTGATGAGTTTATGA
- a CDS encoding Rha family transcriptional regulator, whose protein sequence is MNKKSSENKDVRVVVELVMENNQPMVSSIVVAELFGKLHKNVLRDISDLEIPDDFRFLNFQESSYVNLQNKEQLSFNMTRDGFSLLAMGFTGKKAMEWKIKFLEAFNAMEAKLTIPPVEGKIQYKKATPEAVKSFEGMARYWCYLEGFSWEQGKRQIEGAIRVPDIYDMDMLALKSAWTYLNICICVVPPKMRGVNVCSADELAPVNGLLDYWAYCGQNSREELLADTCKKMCIESLEDIPKSYLSHAVSLVWEGINSESGKYNAFQKESS, encoded by the coding sequence ATGAACAAAAAGAGTAGTGAAAACAAAGACGTAAGAGTGGTTGTCGAATTGGTGATGGAAAACAATCAGCCTATGGTTTCCTCTATTGTAGTGGCTGAACTTTTTGGAAAGCTGCACAAGAATGTACTTAGAGATATAAGTGATTTGGAAATTCCAGATGATTTTAGATTCCTTAATTTTCAGGAGTCCTCGTATGTAAATTTGCAGAACAAAGAGCAACTTTCTTTCAACATGACACGTGACGGTTTTTCCCTGCTCGCCATGGGATTTACCGGCAAGAAGGCCATGGAGTGGAAAATCAAATTTCTTGAAGCCTTCAATGCTATGGAGGCCAAGCTGACGATTCCGCCGGTAGAGGGGAAGATTCAGTACAAAAAGGCGACACCGGAAGCCGTAAAGTCTTTTGAGGGTATGGCCCGCTACTGGTGTTATCTTGAAGGTTTTAGCTGGGAGCAGGGCAAACGGCAGATCGAAGGGGCAATCAGAGTCCCAGATATTTATGACATGGATATGTTGGCCTTGAAAAGTGCATGGACCTATCTCAATATCTGCATATGTGTGGTTCCTCCCAAAATGCGGGGCGTGAATGTCTGCTCAGCGGATGAGCTGGCCCCCGTTAATGGACTGCTTGATTACTGGGCTTATTGCGGTCAAAACTCTCGTGAAGAGCTACTTGCTGACACATGCAAAAAAATGTGCATTGAATCGCTGGAAGATATTCCAAAGTCCTATCTTTCCCATGCTGTGAGCTTGGTTTGGGAAGGAATAAATTCTGAATCCGGGAAGTACAATGCCTTCCAAAAAGAAAGTTCTTAA